In Apium graveolens cultivar Ventura chromosome 10, ASM990537v1, whole genome shotgun sequence, the following are encoded in one genomic region:
- the LOC141692762 gene encoding uncharacterized protein LOC141692762, with the protein MASYNYAFKSLAVSTLAFLFCIQGTLGSIACENLNKETCAYAISSSGKRCVLEQRVRRSGEEAFTCGASEIEAGKLKDYIESDECIGACGLERNVYGISSDSLLEPHFARKLCSTQCYNNCPNIFDLYFNLAAGEGLYLPKVCESQKNNARRRMAEIRSSGHVATGPVSAVGELMEEADAPEADNRLGVVDCETPAPALF; encoded by the exons ATGGCTTCTTATAACTATGCCTTCAAGAGTCTGGCTGTTTCGACACTAGCATTTCTCTTCTGCATTCAAGGCACTTTGG GAAGCATTGCATGTGAGAATCTGAACAAAGAGACATGCGCATACGCAATATCTTCAAGCGGGAAGCGGTGTGTGCTGGAGCAACGTGTGCGAAGAAGTGGTGAGGAAGCGTTCACTTGCGGCGCCTCAGAGATCGAGGCTGGTAAGCTAAAGGATTATATCGAAAGTGATGAATGTATTGGTGCATGCGGTTTGGAGAGGAATGTTTACGGGATCTCATCCGACTCTCTCCTTGAGCCACACTTTGCTAGAAAGCTTTGCTCTACTCAATGCTACAACAACTGTCCTAACATCTTCGATCTTTACTTCAATCTTGCTGCTGGTGAAG GACTATATCTACCAAAAGTTTGTGAATCTCAAAAAAATAATGCACGACGTAGAATGGCCGAGATCAGAAGCTCGGGACATGTTGCAACTGGACCAGTTAGTGCTgtgggtgagttgatggaggaAGCAGATGCACCGGAAGCTGACAACCGGCTCGGGGTTGTGGATTGTGAAACACCAGCGCCAGCATTATTTTGA
- the LOC141693613 gene encoding uncharacterized protein LOC141693613: MASFHPAFKSLALFALAFAFCIQGTLGSIACEDLNKESCAYAISSSGKRCVLEQRVRRSGEEAFTCGTSEIEADKLKDWIESDKCIRSCGLERNVLGISSDSLLEPHFARKLCSTRCYNHCPNIIDLYFNLAAGEGLFLPKLCASRGKRTRRGMTEMIKSSGNVAAGPVSAGKFMMAEGPEAAEFMDEEAEGPEADNMYMEEAEAPAF; the protein is encoded by the exons ATGGCTTCTTTTCATCCTGCCTTCAAGAGTTTAGCGCTTTTCGCTCTCGCATTTGCTTTCTGCATCCAAGGAACCTTAG GAAGCATTGCATGTGAGGATCTGAACAAAGAGTCATGTGCATACGCGATATCTTCAAGCGGGAAGCGGTGTGTGCTGGAGCAACGTGTTCGGAGAAGTGGTGAGGAAGCATTTACTTGCGGTACCTCGGAGATTGAGGCTGATAAGCTAAAGGATTGGATTGAAAGCGATAAATGTATTCGTTCCTGTGGTTTGGAGAGGAATGTTCTTGGAATCTCATCCGACTCTCTCCTCGAGCCACACTTCGCCAGAAAGCTTTGCTCTACCCGATGCTACAACCACTGCCCTAACATCATCGACCTTTACTTCAATCTTGCTGCTGGTGAAG GACTATTTCTTCCAAAATTGTGTGCATCTCGAGGAAAAAGAACAAGGCGTGGAATGACCGAGATGATCAAAAGCTCGGGAAATGTAGCAGCCGGACCAGTGAGCGCTGGTAAGTTCATGATGGCAGAGGGACCTGAAGCTGCCGAATTCATGGATGAGGAAGCAGAAGGACCAGAAGCTGACAACATGTATATGGAGGAAGCAGAGGCTCCAGCATTTTGA